A DNA window from Calliphora vicina chromosome 1, idCalVici1.1, whole genome shotgun sequence contains the following coding sequences:
- the LOC135951534 gene encoding uncharacterized protein LOC135951534 encodes MTLEEIKQQRANTKKSITRIKNQVEANGRGEGKTLSSAELKCRLGILESYFKQILTYQTQIEKYDPDDNGRPEIEDLYIAAKMNIQAQLGEDVHNTTMSDSTICFPVNNNKLPQLKLPTFSGKYSEYKNFITSFNQVIDREFGLSNIEKFNHLLNCLQGQALETVKAFQITNENYPKALERLKTRYDNSSLIFMENITTLFELPAMSKYNCAQLRSLVDNVSALYSSLLSLGSDSDIANSMLIYIVLEKVDDETKRKWKDSLDFTELPSWDDCSKVLERHCQFLESVDTSHTNVAHRKPDNHQSGKSKYKSSKTGYSFSVSKRVCVLCTKTDHTITRCPRFKDMDVGQRFENVKRLGLCLNCLSKGHQVNSCSSTFKCKSCSRLHHSLLHRSQSASRPSSPTAEPSTSRAALNDSHASVHTHMEKSSPEQVLLATAMVLVRDATGHYQFGRALLDSCSQLNFITDEFSQKLHLPRRKQTTEVASIGNTHSKTKYRSSTNVKSRVTDFEVSLSFCVTPHISYQPDAELDVSTWNLPPNTQLADENFFKSKRIDLLIGTETFFDILSVGQIKLGPNLPKLHKTLFGWIVAGRYLSNQSSDTGSSCMLSIEEEVDLKLQRLWEIEEIPSGSNTLTPEQADCESFFNNTVHRESSGRIVVKLPFKESADTLGLSRNMALKRFASQERRFARDSNLKSQYVSFMKEYEDCGHMSLVRSPRLDVPHYFIPHHCVFKPNSTSTKLRVVFDASCPSSSQRSLNDILMVGPTIQDELYKILLRFRLHRFVITADIVKMYRQVLIDSSHRKFQYILWRNSEEEEIRTYQLNTVTYGMSAAPYLAIKSLHYLADQYMDQFELGAKTIKSSFYVDDFIGGADSIEELTKIKTEVNEILIRGSFQLDKWHSNHRSFQDDKTIKDLNIDELAVTNALGITWDQQKDVFLFSFTPKVQIDGKITKRTILSLSSSLFDPLGLLAPLIIKSKIIMQELWILKIGWDESIPQELHLAWEYFVSDLKTLNSFEIPRFCLAAESQSVQLHGFCDSSIRAYGCCFYFRVKTYSGNVSVRLFTAKSRVAPTKRKSLPKLELCGAQLLAKLYSKVKNLFAIPNLEVFLWTDSQIVLHWLKQHSSTLSVFVGNRVSEIQDLTTGCIWRHVPTHFNPADIVSRGSTVEELASSIWFNGPAFLTLGASKWPPNKIDQLSIENQQDIDREKRKTVLSLEATSSYILDSVENYSSYLKIIRIVAWMLRFSQKTKTNIFHSDSLQPQELENALLRIVFNLQQHHFQDDIQRALKKNDPQGALKCLNPFIDSSNGFNLLKVGGRLEFAAISEGQKHPIILPSKNHFVDCYVRHLHISNYHAGPKALMSLIRQRFWIINSRNLCRRIVNSCPQCIRYRPRLLQQMMGNLPVERLNPSRPFARCAVDFCGPVNTYLRIRGKVPYKTYIAVFVCLATKAVHLEVVSDLSTDAFIAALKRMIGRRGLPTDIFCDNATNFVGANSKLAQLKSFLFDPKNSNFIINYCSNQFINFRFIPPRAPHFGGLWEAAVKSAKGHLTRTLDNTRLTYEELATAMIDIEAILNSRPISPLSSDPSDFEALTPGHFLIGAPLRSLPERDVPPIEINKLEYWARISAIKQQFWKKWSHDYINELQTRNKWTSTNSNICTGSLVIIKEDNLPPQRWLMGKIINIVRGRDDRVRVVDIKTTKGIIRRPIHRLALLFS; translated from the coding sequence ATGACTTTGGAAGAAATTAAGCAGCAACGGGCTAATACTAAGAAAAGTATAACCCGCATCAAAAACCAAGTTGAAGCCAATGGAAGGGGTGAAGGTAAGACACTTTCGTCAGCCGAGTTGAAGTGCCGTTTGGGGATTTTGGAGTCATATTTCAAGCAGATACTGACGTATCAAACCCAAATTGAGAAATATGATCCTGATGACAATGGTAGGCCCGAAATTGAAGACTTGTACATCGCAGCGAAGATGAATATTCAAGCGCAACTTGGTGAGGATGTCCACAATACAACCATGTCCGACTCTACAATTTGTTTTCCTgttaacaacaataaattgccTCAGCTCAAATTGCCCACATTTAGTGGTAAGTACAGTgagtacaaaaattttataacgtcGTTCAACCAAGTTATCGATCGTGAGTTTGGTCTATCgaatatcgaaaaatttaaccatttgcTGAACTGCCTCCAAGGGCAAGCATTGGAAACGGTCAAGGCTTTCCAGATTACTAATGAAAATTACCCAAAGGCTCTGGAAAGGCTGAAAACGCGTTACGACAATAGCTCActgatttttatggaaaatattaccACTCTGTTTGAACTTCCAGCCATGTCCAAATACAATTGCGCACAATTACGAAGTCTCGTTGATAATGTTTCTGCTCTTTATAGCTCCCTTTTGTCTCTAGGCTCAGATAGTGACATTGCTAATTCGATGCTGATCTACATAGTTTTGGAAAAGGTTGATGATGAGacaaaaagaaaatggaaaGACTCTTTGGATTTCACTGAACTGCCATCGTGGGATGATTGCTCCAAGGTTCTTGAAAGGCATTGCCAATTTTTGGAATCGGTTGACACCAGCCATACAAATGTGGCCCACCGTAAGCCTGACAATCATCAATCTGGTAAGTCCAAATATAAAAGCTCAAAAACTGGCTATTCTTTTTCGGTTTCGAAACGTGTTTGTGTTCTTTGCACAAAAACTGACCACACAATTACTCGTTGCCCTCGCTTCAAAGATATGGATGTCGGtcaacgttttgaaaatgtcAAACGACTAGGGCTTTGTCTTAATTGTTTGTCAAAAGGGCATCAAGTTAACAGCTGTTCCTCTACATTCAAGTGCAAATCTTGTTCTCGCTTGCATCACAGTTTGCTTCATCGGTCTCAGTCAGCTTCTAGGCCCTCGTCCCCGACTGCTGAACCATCTACTTCTCGTGCTGCCTTGAATGACTCTCATGCCTCGGTCCATACTCATATGGAAAAATCCTCACCGGAACAGGTGCTTCTTGCTACTGCCATGGTTCTAGTTCGTGACGCTACAGGTCACTATCAATTCGGACGTGCTTTGTTGGATTCTTGCTCTCAATTGAATTTCATTACGGatgaattttctcaaaaattgcACTTGCCTCGTAGAAAACAAACTACAGAAGTCGCTAGCATTGGTAATACTCATAGTAAAACGAAATATAGGTCGTCAACAAATGTGAAATCTCGAGTTACTGATTTTGAAGTGTCCCTTTCATTTTGTGTCACacctcatatttcttatcaacctGATGCTGAATTAGACGTCTCAACCTGGAATTTGCCCCCAAATACTCAGCTTGCAGatgaaaactttttcaaatcaaaacgAATTGACTTGCTTATTGGTACAGAAACTTTCTTTGATATTTTGTCAGTTGGTCAAATTAAACTTGGTCCGAATTTGCCAAAATTACATAAAACTCTATTTGGATGGATTGTAGCTGGTCGTTATTTATCAAACCAATCGAGCGATACTGGTTCTTCTTGTATGCTCTCGATAGAAGAGGAAgttgatttaaaattacaacGATTGTGGGAAATCGAAGAAATTCCATCTGGCTCAAATACTTTGACTCCAGAACAAGCTGATTGTGAATCGTTTTTCAATAATACTGTCCATCGTGAATCTTCCGGTAGAATTGTTGTTAAATTACCCTTCAAAGAATCCGCTGACACTTTAGGTCTCTCGCGAAATATGGCTCTTAAAAGATTTGCATCTCAAGAGAGACGATTTGCTCGTGACAGCAATCTCAAATCACAATATGTGAGTTTTATGAAGGAGTATGAAGATTGTGGACATATGAGTCTTGTTCGTAGTCCCCGCTTAGATGTGCCTCATTATTTCATCCCTCACCATTGTGTTTTCAAACCTAATAGTACTTCAACAAAATTAAGGGTGGTCTTCGATGCGTCCTGTCCGTCATCATCTCAAAGGTCTCTCAATGACATTCTTATGGTTGGTCCAACGATTCAAGATGagctgtacaaaattttacttcgtTTTCGTCTTCATCGTTTCGTTATTACAGCTGATATAGTAAAAATGTATCGGCAAGTGCTTATTGACTCTTCCCATAGAAAATTCCAGTACATTTTGTGGAGAAATTCTGAAGAAGAAGAAATTCGCACTTATCAGTTGAATACAGTTACCTATGGAATGTCTGCTGCTCCCTACCTAGCCATTAAAAGTCTTCACTATCTCGCAGACCAGTACATGGACCAATTCGAACTTGGTGCAAAAACTATAAAGTCATCATTTTATGTTGATGATTTTATCGGTGGTGCAGATTCAATAGAAGAATTGACTAAAATTAAGACAGAGGTGAATGAAATTCTAATTCGTGGTTCGTTTCAATTGGACAAATGGCACTCAAATCATAGAAGTTTTCAAGACGACAAAACTATAAAAGATCTAAATATTGATGAATTAGCTGTGACCAATGCTCTTGGTATTACTTGGGATCAACAAAAagatgtatttctattttcgTTTACACCTAAAGTTCAAATTGATGGAAAAATCACCAAAAGAACAATTTTGTCGCTCTCGTCATCACTTTTCGATCCCTTAGGACTCTTAGCTCCGCTTATTATAAAATCCAAAATCATCATGCAAGAATTGTGGATTCTCAAAATTGGCTGGGATGAATCTATCCCTCAAGAACTACATTTGGCTTGGGAATATTTTGTTTCTGATCTCAAAACGTTAAATTCCTTTGAAATCCCTCGTTTTTGTCTCGCTGCTGAATCTCAATCAGTTCAACTTCATGGCTTTTGTGACTCATCAATTCGCGCTTATGGATGCTGTTTCTACTTTCGTGTTAAAACTTATTCAGGAAATGTCTCTGTTCGTCTTTTTACTGCCAAATCTAGAGTTGCCCCGacgaaaagaaaatcattgCCAAAACTTGAACTATGTGGCGCACAACTTTTGGCTAAATTATACTCTAAAGTCAAAAATCTTTTCGCAATACCAAATCTTGAAGTATTTCTATGGACAGATTCTCAAATAGTTCTTCACTGGTTAAAGCAACATTCTTCTACGTTATCCGTTTTTGTTGGCAACAGAGTATCGGAAATTCAGGATCTAACTACTGGCTGTATTTGGCGACATGTTCCAACGCATTTTAATCCTGCTGATATCGTGTCTCGTGGTTCAACTGTAGAAGAACTCGCTTCATCTATCTGGTTCAATGGACCAGCATTTCTCACTCTCGGTGCTAGTAAATGGCCTCCTAATAAAATAGATCAACTATCCATAGAAAATCAACAAGATATCGACCGAGAAAAACGCAAAACTGTACTCTCCCTGGAAGCAACATCTAGTTACATTCTGGATTCGGTTGAAAATTATagctcatatttaaaaattattcgtattGTTGCGTGGATGCTCcgtttttctcaaaaaacaaaaactaatattttccaTTCTGATTCTTTACAGCCCCAAGAATTAGAAAACGCCTTGCTCAGAATAGTTTTTAATCTACAGCAACATCATTTTCAAGATGATATACAACGAGCTCTGAAGAAAAACGATCCTCAAGGTGCACTAAAGTGTCTCAATCCCTTCATCGATTCATCAAATGGATTCAACTTGCTCAAAGTCGGTGGTCGCTTGGAATTCGCAGCAATTTCTGAAGGTCAAAAGCACCCTATAATCTTGCCCAGCAAAAATCATTTCGTCGACTGTTACGTGCGTCATCTACACATCAGCAACTACCACGCAGGACCCAAGGCTTTAATGTCGTTAATCCGCCAGAGATTTTGGATCATCAATTCAAGAAACCTATGTCGTCGTATCGTTAATTCGTGCCCACAATGCATTCGTTATCGCCCAAGGTTGCTTCAACAAATGATGGGCAATTTGCCCGTAGAACGACTTAACCCTTCAAGGCCCTTCGCCAGATGTGCTGTTGATTTTTGTGGTCCAGTAAACACTTACCTAAGAATTAGAGGGAAGGTACCATACAAGACATATATTGCTGTTTTTGTTTGTCTCGCAACTAAAGCAGTCCATCTAGAAGTTGTATCAGACTTATCAACAGATGCCTTTATTGCTGCTCTTAAAAGGATGATTGGACGAAGAGGTCTACCCACAGATATATTCTGTGACAATGCCACCAATTTTGTTGGTGCAAACTCTAAGTTGGCTCAACTAAAATCGTTCCTTTTTGATcctaaaaattccaattttataataaattattgctcaaatcaatttattaattttcgcTTTATTCCCCCTAGGGCACCACATTTTGGCGGATTGTGGGAGGCGGCCGTCAAATCGGCCAAGGGACACCTAACCAGGACCCTCGATAACACAAGGCTCACATATGAGGAACTTGCAACTGCAATGATTGATATAGAAGCAATTCTAAATTCGAGGCCCATTTCGCCCCTATCATCCGATCCCAGTGACTTTGAAGCCCTTACACCAGGCCATTTCCTGATAGGCGCTCCCTTACGCAGTTTGCCAGAACGTGATGTCCCTCCAATTGAAATCAATAAACTTGAGTATTGGGCCCGAATAAGCGccataaaacaacaattttggaagAAGTGGTCCCACGACTACATAAACGAGCTCCAGACCCGCAATAAATGGACTAGCACCAACTCAAATATTTGTACTGGCTCCCTAGTAATCATTAAAGAAGATAATTTACCACCGCAGCGTTGGCTCATgggtaaaatcatcaatattgttCGTGGTAGAGATGATCGAGTTAGAGTTGTCGACATCAAAACAACAAAGGGAATTATACGTCGCCCTATCCACAGACTGGCTTTACTATTTTCTTGA